Proteins encoded by one window of Leopardus geoffroyi isolate Oge1 chromosome X, O.geoffroyi_Oge1_pat1.0, whole genome shotgun sequence:
- the VMA21 gene encoding vacuolar ATPase assembly integral membrane protein VMA21 isoform X1, translating into MLRGKSRLNVEWLGYSPGLLLERRQLLAGRAPRSPGRNESSLASTLKTLLFFTALMITVPIGLYFTTKSYVFEGAFGMSNRDSYFYAAIVAVVAVHVVLALFVYVAWNEGSRQWREGKQD; encoded by the exons ATGCTGCGAGGCAAGTCCCGGCTCAACGTGGAGTGGCTGGGCTACTCGCCAGGCCTGCTCCTGGAGCGCAGACAGCTCCTGGCAGGGCGCGCGCCTCGGAGCCCCGGCCG AAATGAAAGTTCATTAGCATCTACCCTGAAGACGCTCCTGTTCTTCACAGCTTTAATGATCACTGTACCTATTGGGTTGTATTTCACGACTAAATCTTATGTTTTTGAAG GCGCCTTTGGGATGTCCAATAGGGACAGCTATTTTTATGCTGCTATTGTTGCGGTGGTCGCCGTCCACGTGGTGTTGGCCCTCTTTGTTTATGTGGCCTGGAATGAAGGCTCACGACAGTGGCGTGAAGGCAAACAGGATTAA
- the VMA21 gene encoding vacuolar ATPase assembly integral membrane protein VMA21 isoform X2, protein MERLDKASLNALQPPDFRNESSLASTLKTLLFFTALMITVPIGLYFTTKSYVFEGAFGMSNRDSYFYAAIVAVVAVHVVLALFVYVAWNEGSRQWREGKQD, encoded by the exons ATGGAGCGCCTTGATAAAGCGTCGCTGAACGCGCTGCAGCCTCCCGACTTCAG AAATGAAAGTTCATTAGCATCTACCCTGAAGACGCTCCTGTTCTTCACAGCTTTAATGATCACTGTACCTATTGGGTTGTATTTCACGACTAAATCTTATGTTTTTGAAG GCGCCTTTGGGATGTCCAATAGGGACAGCTATTTTTATGCTGCTATTGTTGCGGTGGTCGCCGTCCACGTGGTGTTGGCCCTCTTTGTTTATGTGGCCTGGAATGAAGGCTCACGACAGTGGCGTGAAGGCAAACAGGATTAA